One Paenisporosarcina sp. FSL H8-0542 genomic region harbors:
- the recA gene encoding recombinase RecA has protein sequence MSDRKAALDMALKQIEKQFGKGSIMKLGEKTDREVLTTSSGSLALDVALGVGGYPRGRIIEIYGPESSGKTTVALHAIAEAQAAGGQAAFIDAEHALDPIYAQNLGVNIDELLLSQPDTGEQALEICEALVRSGAVDIVVIDSVAALVPKAEIEGDMGDSHVGLQARLMSQALRKLSGAISKSKTTAIFINQIREKVGVMFGNPEVTPGGRALKFYSSVRLEVRRAEAIKSGNDFMGNKTKIKVVKNKVAPPFRTAEVDVMYGQGISREGEIVDLGVEMDIVNKSGSWYAYNDDRLGQGRENAKQFLKDNPSTRNEIAQKIRAAYGMMATAYTIAAHEEEEDEEFELLLDEK, from the coding sequence TTGAGCGATCGTAAAGCAGCGTTAGACATGGCGTTAAAACAAATTGAGAAACAATTCGGTAAAGGTTCTATTATGAAACTTGGCGAAAAAACTGATCGTGAAGTATTGACTACTTCCAGCGGATCTCTTGCACTTGACGTGGCACTTGGTGTGGGCGGATATCCAAGAGGACGTATTATTGAAATTTATGGACCTGAAAGCTCAGGTAAAACAACTGTGGCACTTCATGCGATTGCAGAAGCACAAGCAGCTGGTGGACAAGCAGCTTTCATCGATGCTGAACATGCGCTTGATCCAATTTATGCACAAAATTTAGGCGTAAACATAGATGAATTATTATTATCACAACCAGATACAGGTGAACAGGCATTAGAAATTTGTGAAGCACTTGTACGTAGTGGTGCAGTTGATATCGTTGTTATTGACTCAGTTGCTGCACTTGTACCTAAAGCTGAAATTGAAGGCGATATGGGTGACTCTCACGTAGGTCTTCAAGCGCGCTTGATGTCACAAGCTTTACGTAAATTGTCTGGTGCAATCAGCAAGTCAAAAACTACGGCAATCTTCATCAACCAAATTCGTGAAAAAGTCGGCGTTATGTTCGGTAACCCGGAGGTAACACCTGGTGGGCGCGCACTTAAATTCTATAGTTCAGTGCGTCTAGAAGTCCGTCGTGCAGAAGCCATCAAGTCGGGTAACGATTTCATGGGGAACAAAACGAAAATTAAAGTCGTTAAAAACAAAGTAGCACCTCCATTCCGTACTGCGGAAGTCGATGTTATGTATGGACAAGGGATTTCACGTGAAGGTGAAATCGTTGATTTAGGAGTCGAAATGGACATCGTGAACAAGAGCGGTTCTTGGTATGCATATAACGATGATCGTTTAGGCCAAGGACGCGAAAATGCAAAACAATTCCTTAAAGATAATCCTTCAACACGTAATGAGATTGCTCAAAAAATCCGTGCAGCTTATGGCATGATGGCCACAGCTTACACAATTGCAGCTCATGAGGAAGAAGAAGATGAAGAGTTTGAGTTATTACTAGATGAAAAATAA
- the rny gene encoding ribonuclease Y, which translates to MIETVLISALLGLIVGAVVSYILIKNVNDSKVTGAKQSAVLIVDEAKREAEALKKEALLEAKDETHKLRSEAESDIRERRSELQKQENRYLQREENLDRKDDALNKREAGLERKDDALTERQQHIEQMESRVAELVAKQQTELERISALTREEAKGIILQQVENELATDIAVMTKESETRAKEESDKKAREILSIALQRFAADHVAETTVSVVNLPNDEMKGRIIGREGRNIRTLETLTGIDLIIDDTPEAVILSGFDPIRRETARLALEKLVQDGRIHPARIEEMVEKSRREVDEQIREIGEQTTFDIGIHNLHPDLIKIMGRMRYRTSYGQNVLKHSKEVAFLAGLLAAELGEDVTLARRAGLLHDIGKAIDHEVEGSHVEIGVELATKYKEHPVVINSIASHHGDTEATSVIAVLVAAADALSAARPGARSETLENYIRRLEKLEEISESYDGVEKSFAIQAGREIRIMVRPEQIDDITAHRLARDIRKRIEEELDYPGHIKVTVIRETRAVEYAK; encoded by the coding sequence ATGATTGAAACAGTACTCATCTCCGCTTTGCTTGGTCTTATCGTCGGTGCCGTTGTTAGCTATATTTTAATTAAAAATGTGAACGATTCAAAAGTGACTGGTGCGAAGCAGTCTGCGGTGCTTATCGTAGACGAAGCGAAGCGAGAAGCGGAAGCTCTTAAAAAAGAAGCATTACTAGAAGCAAAAGATGAAACTCACAAATTGAGATCTGAAGCAGAATCTGACATCCGTGAACGCCGATCTGAACTGCAAAAACAGGAAAATCGGTACTTGCAAAGAGAAGAAAACCTTGACCGTAAGGATGATGCTCTTAACAAAAGAGAAGCGGGTCTAGAGCGTAAAGATGACGCTCTGACTGAGAGACAACAGCATATCGAGCAGATGGAAAGCAGAGTGGCAGAATTAGTTGCCAAACAACAAACAGAACTTGAACGCATTTCTGCATTAACACGTGAAGAAGCGAAAGGCATCATTCTACAGCAAGTAGAAAATGAATTAGCAACGGACATCGCAGTTATGACGAAAGAATCCGAAACGCGTGCGAAAGAAGAGTCAGACAAGAAAGCACGTGAAATCTTGTCAATAGCTCTACAACGCTTCGCGGCAGACCATGTAGCAGAAACGACTGTATCAGTAGTAAACTTGCCAAATGATGAAATGAAAGGCCGCATCATTGGACGAGAAGGTCGAAATATTCGAACTCTCGAAACATTGACAGGTATCGATTTAATAATCGATGACACACCTGAAGCAGTTATTCTTTCTGGTTTTGATCCGATTCGTCGTGAAACAGCACGTCTCGCACTTGAAAAATTAGTGCAAGATGGACGTATTCACCCGGCACGTATTGAAGAAATGGTCGAAAAATCAAGACGAGAAGTTGATGAACAAATTCGTGAAATCGGTGAACAAACGACATTTGATATTGGCATTCATAATTTACATCCAGATTTAATTAAAATCATGGGTCGGATGCGTTACCGCACGAGTTATGGTCAAAACGTCCTGAAGCACTCAAAAGAAGTGGCATTTTTAGCTGGATTGCTTGCAGCTGAACTTGGCGAGGATGTAACACTTGCACGTCGTGCAGGACTTCTACACGATATCGGGAAAGCAATCGACCACGAAGTGGAAGGTAGCCACGTTGAAATTGGTGTGGAACTTGCTACGAAGTATAAAGAGCATCCAGTCGTCATTAACAGTATCGCTTCCCATCATGGGGATACAGAAGCAACATCTGTTATTGCAGTGTTAGTAGCCGCAGCCGATGCATTGTCAGCAGCACGTCCTGGTGCACGTAGTGAAACGTTAGAAAATTACATTCGTCGTCTTGAGAAGCTGGAAGAAATTTCAGAGTCATATGATGGTGTTGAGAAATCATTTGCCATTCAAGCAGGTCGCGAAATTCGCATTATGGTTCGTCCGGAACAAATTGATGATATTACAGCACATCGTTTGGCACGTGATATCCGTAAACGAATTGAAGAAGAACTGGATTACCCTGGTCATATTAAAGTAACGGTCATTCGAGAAACTCGCGCCGTTGAATACGCTAAATAA
- a CDS encoding competence/damage-inducible protein A: protein MNAEIIAVGSELLLGQITNTNARYISSQLAELGVNVYYHTVVGDNAERLKQAIELAETRADLIVFSGGLGPTKDDLTKETIARHVGTDLVMDETALISIEAFFNRINRPMTENNKKQALVLDGCEVLANHNGMAPGMFYSKGNHVYILLPGPPKEMEPMFQLEAKPVLAKWLNQGEVIISHVLRFYGIGEAELETRIMDLLDAQTNPTIAPLASDGEVTLRITAKTSTEEEALKLIQETEQVLLSRVGDYLYGYNDDSLASSASKLLIEQGLTISAAESLTAGLFQSELAAIPGVSQTLVGGVVTYTAESKMNQLGVSKDIIDQYGVVSAECATAMASRVKAMFQTDIGVGLTGAAGPNSHDNKPAGTVWIAISLPNDDVVTHELHLSDMRNTNRLRAVMRTFHYLIQLLSNNQAQ, encoded by the coding sequence AAATTATTGCAGTAGGATCTGAACTGTTGCTTGGACAAATCACAAATACAAATGCACGCTATATTTCGAGTCAACTGGCTGAACTGGGTGTCAATGTCTATTATCATACGGTAGTTGGTGATAACGCGGAGCGTTTAAAACAAGCGATTGAATTGGCTGAAACACGAGCGGATCTAATTGTATTCTCTGGTGGACTTGGTCCAACCAAGGACGACTTGACGAAAGAAACTATTGCAAGGCACGTAGGAACGGACCTTGTTATGGACGAGACCGCACTGATTTCCATTGAAGCATTCTTTAACCGTATAAACCGTCCGATGACTGAAAATAACAAGAAGCAGGCTCTTGTACTTGATGGCTGTGAAGTGTTGGCTAATCATAACGGTATGGCTCCGGGGATGTTCTATTCAAAAGGAAACCATGTGTATATCCTTCTGCCTGGACCTCCTAAAGAAATGGAACCAATGTTTCAATTAGAAGCAAAGCCCGTTTTGGCGAAATGGCTGAATCAAGGAGAAGTGATTATTTCACACGTCCTTCGTTTTTATGGAATCGGTGAAGCGGAGCTTGAAACACGGATTATGGATTTACTGGATGCCCAAACTAATCCAACTATTGCGCCACTAGCTTCCGATGGGGAAGTCACTTTGCGGATTACCGCCAAAACTTCTACAGAAGAAGAAGCCCTAAAATTGATTCAAGAAACTGAACAAGTATTACTTTCACGCGTAGGAGATTATTTATACGGTTACAACGATGACTCGCTTGCATCAAGTGCAAGCAAATTATTAATAGAGCAAGGATTGACGATATCGGCAGCTGAAAGTTTGACTGCTGGATTATTCCAATCAGAACTGGCTGCCATCCCTGGTGTAAGTCAAACATTGGTTGGTGGTGTGGTTACATACACAGCGGAGTCGAAAATGAATCAGCTCGGAGTCTCAAAAGACATCATCGACCAATATGGAGTTGTGAGTGCTGAATGTGCGACTGCCATGGCCAGTAGGGTGAAAGCAATGTTCCAAACGGATATAGGCGTCGGACTGACAGGTGCAGCTGGTCCTAACTCTCATGATAATAAGCCAGCAGGCACTGTGTGGATCGCAATCAGCCTTCCTAATGATGATGTGGTGACTCACGAACTGCATTTAAGCGATATGCGTAATACCAATCGTCTGAGAGCAGTGATGAGGACGTTCCATTATTTGATTCAATTGCTATCAAACAATCAAGCACAATAA